From the Caballeronia sp. LZ062 genome, one window contains:
- a CDS encoding enoyl-CoA hydratase — protein MNNEEALVQVEYDAYGVQGAVRLTMNRPHAFNALSESMLDALESELNRVAQSDARVVVIAGAGRAFCAGHDLKEMRATPSLAYYRALFAHCSRMMMTIQHMPQPVIARVHGIATAAGCQLVAMCDLAVASDEARFAVSGVNLGLFCATPSVPLSRNISRKAAFEMLVTGDFIDAQTACERGLVNRVAPAHELDDAVRALAASIAGKPREAVAAGKRLFYRQLETGVEDAYALAAETMACNMMEASALEGTQAFIEKRPPRW, from the coding sequence ATGAACAACGAAGAAGCACTCGTTCAGGTCGAATACGACGCATACGGCGTCCAAGGCGCGGTGCGGCTCACGATGAACCGCCCGCACGCGTTCAATGCACTCTCGGAGTCCATGCTCGATGCGCTGGAGTCCGAACTAAATCGCGTTGCGCAATCCGATGCGCGCGTCGTCGTCATCGCGGGCGCGGGACGCGCATTTTGCGCCGGCCACGATCTGAAGGAGATGCGCGCCACGCCTTCGCTTGCCTACTATCGCGCACTCTTTGCACACTGCTCGCGCATGATGATGACGATCCAGCACATGCCGCAGCCGGTCATCGCGCGGGTGCATGGCATCGCGACGGCGGCGGGCTGTCAGCTGGTCGCGATGTGCGATCTCGCGGTCGCATCCGATGAAGCGCGCTTCGCCGTATCGGGCGTAAATCTCGGCCTCTTCTGCGCGACGCCGAGCGTGCCGCTCTCGCGCAACATCTCGCGCAAGGCCGCGTTCGAGATGCTGGTCACGGGCGACTTCATCGATGCGCAGACCGCGTGCGAGCGCGGCCTCGTGAATCGCGTAGCGCCTGCGCACGAACTCGACGATGCGGTGCGGGCGCTCGCCGCGAGCATTGCAGGCAAACCGCGCGAAGCGGTCGCGGCGGGCAAGCGGCTCTTCTACCGGCAGCTCGAAACAGGCGTCGAGGACGCGTATGCGCTCGCCGCCGAGACGATGGCCTGCAACATGATGGAAGCATCCGCGCTCGAAGGTACGCAAGCGTTCATCGAGAAGCGCCCGCCGCGCTGGTGA
- a CDS encoding acyl-CoA synthetase — protein MTANMYDEGLPKTAANFAALTPLTFIERAASVYPTRLAVVHGDVRRTWAETYARTRRLASALASRCIGIGDTVAAMLPNTPEMVEAHFGVPMTGAVLNTLNTRLDAATLAFMLTHGEAKAVLVDREFSAVMKKALADVPQPLIVIDVDDPHYTGEGERIGEIDYESLLASGDAAYDWLPPSDEWNAICLNYTSGTTGNPKGVVYHHRGAYTNAVSNILEWDMPKHAVYLWTLPMFHCNGWCFPWTVAARAGVNVCLRKIDAKTIFDLIRSEGVTHYCGAPIVQNLLVNAPDDVKAGITQKVHAMVAGAAPPAAMIEGMERLGFELTHVYGLTEVYGPATVCAQQAEWSTLDIGERARLNARQGVRYHLQDAVSVRDPLTMEPVPADGERIGEIMFRGNIMMKGYLKNASATQEAFRGGWFHTGDLAVAYPDGYVRIKDRSKDIIISGGENISSIEVEDALYRHPAVMAVAVVAKPDPRWGETPCAFVELKAGAQVSAEELIAHCKTLLAGFKVPRAVEFCELPKTSTGKIQKFELRKRAGSVGAIDV, from the coding sequence ATGACCGCGAACATGTACGACGAAGGCCTTCCCAAGACCGCCGCGAACTTCGCCGCGCTCACGCCGCTCACGTTCATCGAACGCGCGGCGTCGGTGTATCCCACGCGGCTCGCGGTCGTGCATGGCGACGTGCGTCGCACATGGGCCGAGACCTACGCACGCACGCGGCGTCTCGCGTCGGCGCTGGCATCGCGTTGCATCGGTATCGGCGATACGGTGGCGGCCATGCTGCCGAACACGCCCGAGATGGTCGAAGCGCATTTCGGCGTGCCGATGACGGGCGCCGTGCTCAACACCCTCAACACGCGCCTCGATGCCGCGACGCTCGCCTTCATGCTGACGCACGGCGAAGCGAAAGCGGTGCTGGTGGACCGCGAGTTCTCGGCGGTCATGAAGAAGGCGCTCGCGGACGTGCCGCAACCGCTGATCGTGATCGACGTCGATGATCCGCACTACACGGGCGAAGGCGAGCGCATCGGCGAAATCGACTATGAGTCGCTGCTCGCGAGTGGCGACGCGGCGTACGACTGGCTGCCGCCATCCGATGAATGGAACGCCATCTGCCTGAACTACACGTCGGGGACCACGGGCAATCCGAAAGGCGTCGTCTATCATCATCGCGGCGCTTATACGAATGCGGTCAGCAACATACTCGAATGGGATATGCCGAAGCATGCGGTGTATCTCTGGACGCTGCCGATGTTTCACTGCAACGGATGGTGTTTTCCGTGGACCGTGGCCGCGCGCGCGGGCGTCAACGTGTGCCTGCGCAAAATCGACGCGAAGACCATTTTCGATCTCATTCGCAGCGAGGGCGTCACGCATTATTGCGGCGCGCCCATCGTGCAGAACCTGCTCGTCAACGCGCCGGACGACGTGAAGGCCGGCATCACACAGAAGGTGCACGCGATGGTCGCGGGCGCGGCGCCGCCCGCCGCGATGATCGAAGGCATGGAGCGCCTCGGCTTCGAACTGACGCATGTGTATGGTCTTACCGAGGTCTACGGACCCGCTACGGTCTGCGCGCAACAAGCCGAATGGAGCACGCTGGATATCGGCGAACGCGCGCGGCTCAATGCGCGTCAAGGCGTGCGCTATCACTTGCAGGATGCGGTCAGCGTGCGCGATCCCTTGACGATGGAGCCGGTTCCGGCTGACGGCGAGCGCATCGGCGAGATCATGTTTCGCGGCAACATCATGATGAAAGGCTATCTCAAGAACGCGAGCGCGACGCAAGAAGCGTTTCGCGGCGGCTGGTTTCATACCGGCGATCTGGCGGTCGCGTATCCCGACGGCTATGTGCGAATCAAGGATCGCAGCAAGGACATCATCATCTCGGGCGGCGAGAACATATCGAGTATCGAAGTGGAAGACGCGCTGTACCGGCATCCAGCCGTGATGGCGGTCGCGGTCGTCGCGAAGCCCGATCCGCGCTGGGGCGAGACGCCCTGCGCATTCGTCGAACTGAAGGCGGGCGCGCAGGTGAGCGCCGAAGAACTGATCGCGCACTGCAAGACGCTGCTCGCGGGCTTCAAAGTGCCGCGCGCAGTCGAATTCTGCGAGTTGCCGAAGACATCGACCGGCAAGATTCAGAAGTTCGAGTTGCGCAAGCGCGCGGGCTCGGTCGGGGCCATCGACGTTTGA
- a CDS encoding glutathione S-transferase N-terminal domain-containing protein: MTIELHTWNTPNGRKISVALEEMQLPYTVKTVNITKGEQHAPEFLRISPNNRIPAIVDPDGPDGQPISVFESGAILLYLGEKTGKFLPASLRERVPVLEWLMWQMGGFGPMPGQVHHFRMVEAESDRRYGLKRYSDETRRLYGVLDKRLGEVEYVAGTLSVADFAILGWAWRHERHQVSLDDYPNVKRWYEALFARDGVRRGFEVKLDDLA, translated from the coding sequence ATGACTATCGAACTGCATACGTGGAACACGCCGAACGGACGCAAGATCAGCGTCGCGCTCGAGGAAATGCAACTGCCCTATACGGTCAAAACCGTGAACATCACGAAGGGCGAGCAGCATGCGCCTGAGTTTTTGCGCATCAGCCCGAACAATCGCATTCCCGCCATCGTCGATCCGGACGGTCCTGACGGCCAGCCGATCAGCGTATTCGAATCCGGCGCCATTCTGCTGTATCTCGGCGAGAAGACCGGCAAGTTCCTGCCAGCGAGTCTGCGTGAACGCGTGCCCGTGCTGGAATGGCTGATGTGGCAGATGGGCGGCTTCGGCCCGATGCCGGGACAGGTGCATCACTTTCGCATGGTCGAAGCGGAAAGCGACCGGCGCTATGGCCTCAAACGCTATTCCGACGAGACGCGCCGCTTGTACGGCGTGCTCGACAAGCGGCTCGGCGAAGTCGAGTACGTCGCGGGTACCTTGTCCGTTGCCGACTTCGCGATACTCGGCTGGGCGTGGCGTCATGAGCGGCATCAAGTCTCGCTCGACGATTATCCGAACGTGAAGCGTTGGTACGAAGCGCTGTTCGCGCGTGACGGCGTGCGGCGCGGCTTCGAAGTGAAGCTCGACGATCTGGCCTGA
- a CDS encoding glutathione S-transferase N-terminal domain-containing protein, which translates to MLTIWGRANSVNVQKVLWCCDELSLDYERIDAGMQFGRNHEPGYLAMNPTGRIPTLVDGDFVLWESNSIIRYLVMQYGRDDALYPAEPKVRASVDRWLDWTLSTLQPAERPVFWGYIRTPQAKRHVKQLEADAADVEKLWRMVDAHLKGRDYLEGGTFTLADIVIAAYARRWYGIAELVRPSLPELERWYARQSARAGFQRYVAPELT; encoded by the coding sequence ATGCTGACCATTTGGGGCCGCGCGAATTCGGTCAACGTGCAGAAGGTGCTGTGGTGTTGCGACGAGTTGAGTCTCGACTATGAGCGCATCGACGCCGGCATGCAGTTCGGGCGCAATCACGAACCCGGCTATCTGGCGATGAACCCCACAGGACGCATACCCACGCTCGTGGACGGCGACTTCGTGCTGTGGGAATCGAATTCGATCATCCGCTATCTGGTCATGCAATATGGCCGCGACGATGCGCTGTATCCCGCCGAACCGAAGGTGCGTGCAAGCGTGGACCGCTGGCTGGACTGGACACTGTCGACGCTGCAACCCGCCGAACGGCCCGTGTTCTGGGGCTATATCCGCACGCCGCAGGCGAAGCGTCACGTGAAACAGCTCGAAGCGGACGCCGCCGACGTGGAGAAGCTCTGGCGCATGGTCGACGCGCATCTCAAGGGCCGCGACTATCTCGAAGGCGGCACGTTCACGCTCGCCGATATCGTCATCGCGGCGTATGCGCGTCGCTGGTACGGCATCGCGGAACTCGTGCGGCCGTCACTGCCCGAGCTCGAACGCTGGTACGCGCGGCAGTCTGCGCGCGCGGGCTTTCAACGCTATGTCGCGCCGGAACTGACCTGA
- a CDS encoding ABC transporter substrate-binding protein, which translates to MSRCKTWRLHGFMATGAMMTGLGLIGTAHAAGEPLKIGVISEESSVAGASISKSAQMAADEINAHGGVDGRKIEIVAYDDHSSASDGVRAFQRAANQDKVVAIIGSYISEVALAMEPWSARLKMPFITPGAASNEISKHVHDDYDHYKYTFHGWMTSAFIAQSICDFSHDILVGQFKMKTTVVMSEDAAWTKPLDERYMECLPKAGLQVLDHIRFNPDTSDFTPIFNQIEAKHPDTITTGISHVGVQPTVQWHDQQVPIPMTGQSSQATTTSFWKDTNGATEGVITASAAAPGVAVTPKTVPFVDAYQKKFGVSPAYDGFTSYDLVYILADAIHRNQGSTDPDKMVDALEKTDYVGTIGRWQFYGKNDQFTHALKYGPGYITGINLQWQDGKQVAIWPASIANAKVKFPAFVKVQQAAK; encoded by the coding sequence ATGTCCAGGTGCAAGACGTGGCGACTGCATGGTTTCATGGCGACGGGCGCCATGATGACGGGGCTGGGCTTGATCGGCACGGCTCACGCGGCGGGGGAGCCGCTCAAGATCGGCGTGATCAGCGAGGAATCGTCGGTGGCGGGCGCGTCCATCAGCAAGTCCGCGCAGATGGCCGCCGACGAAATCAACGCGCACGGCGGCGTGGATGGCCGCAAGATTGAGATCGTCGCCTATGACGATCACTCTTCCGCGTCGGACGGCGTGCGCGCGTTCCAGCGCGCGGCGAATCAGGACAAGGTGGTCGCGATCATCGGCAGCTACATTAGCGAAGTGGCGCTCGCGATGGAGCCGTGGTCCGCGCGCCTCAAGATGCCGTTCATCACGCCGGGCGCGGCGAGCAACGAGATATCGAAGCACGTCCACGACGACTACGACCACTACAAGTACACGTTCCACGGCTGGATGACGTCCGCGTTCATCGCGCAATCCATCTGCGACTTCTCGCACGATATCCTCGTCGGCCAGTTCAAGATGAAGACGACCGTGGTGATGAGCGAGGACGCCGCGTGGACCAAGCCGCTCGACGAACGCTATATGGAGTGTCTGCCGAAGGCAGGGCTTCAGGTGCTGGACCATATCCGCTTCAATCCCGATACGTCGGACTTCACGCCCATCTTTAACCAGATCGAGGCGAAGCATCCGGATACGATCACGACCGGCATCAGCCACGTGGGCGTGCAGCCGACCGTGCAATGGCACGACCAGCAAGTGCCTATTCCGATGACGGGCCAAAGCTCGCAAGCCACGACGACAAGTTTCTGGAAGGACACCAACGGCGCGACCGAAGGCGTGATTACCGCATCGGCGGCGGCGCCGGGTGTGGCGGTGACGCCGAAGACGGTGCCGTTCGTCGATGCGTATCAGAAGAAGTTCGGCGTGTCGCCTGCGTATGACGGCTTCACGAGCTACGACCTCGTCTATATCCTCGCGGATGCGATCCATCGCAATCAGGGCTCCACCGATCCCGACAAAATGGTCGATGCGCTCGAAAAGACGGACTACGTGGGCACGATCGGCCGCTGGCAGTTTTACGGCAAGAACGATCAGTTCACGCACGCGCTGAAGTACGGCCCGGGCTATATCACCGGCATCAATCTGCAATGGCAGGACGGCAAGCAAGTGGCGATCTGGCCGGCGTCCATCGCGAACGCGAAGGTCAAGTTCCCCGCCTTCGTCAAGGTGCAGCAGGCGGCGAAGTAG
- a CDS encoding branched-chain amino acid ABC transporter permease, which translates to MLPLQILIDGFAISSLYALGAIGFTLIFGVSGVLNLAHGGVMLVAALLGWMFAGEAGLGTYLGTLLGVVCGMIAAYITYLMVVRPIQRSAAIPREEKEIFVLTGTLLWGIMIQQGMAYLFTDNPITMRPLIGGVMSIAGVRVPYNEIMIAVVCWVVIGLLWLFVNRTRAGKALLAASMNPRGLTLLGFELSGIYLLAWTIYGVLAGIAGVLLASFLGVSTNNTGQLTASAFSIVVLGGLGSVSGSLMAAYVVGYLETVTAYLIAPTLRPLPALLLLVLVVYVRPQGFLGRR; encoded by the coding sequence ATGCTGCCACTGCAGATTCTTATCGACGGTTTCGCCATCAGCTCGCTCTATGCGCTCGGCGCGATAGGCTTCACGCTTATCTTCGGCGTGTCAGGCGTGCTCAATCTCGCGCATGGCGGCGTGATGCTCGTCGCCGCGCTGCTCGGCTGGATGTTCGCGGGCGAGGCGGGCTTGGGCACCTACCTCGGCACGTTGCTCGGCGTCGTATGCGGGATGATCGCCGCGTACATCACGTACCTCATGGTCGTGCGGCCCATTCAGCGTTCTGCCGCCATTCCGCGTGAAGAGAAGGAAATCTTCGTGCTCACGGGCACGCTCCTGTGGGGCATCATGATCCAGCAGGGCATGGCGTATCTCTTTACCGACAACCCCATCACGATGCGCCCGCTTATCGGTGGCGTCATGAGCATCGCGGGCGTGCGGGTGCCTTACAACGAGATCATGATCGCGGTGGTGTGCTGGGTCGTGATCGGCCTGTTGTGGCTCTTCGTCAATCGCACGCGGGCGGGCAAGGCGCTGCTCGCCGCGTCGATGAATCCGCGCGGCCTTACGCTGCTCGGCTTCGAACTGTCGGGCATCTATTTGCTCGCGTGGACCATCTACGGCGTGCTGGCGGGTATCGCGGGCGTGCTGCTCGCATCGTTTCTCGGCGTGAGCACGAACAACACGGGGCAACTCACGGCGAGCGCGTTTTCCATCGTGGTGCTGGGCGGGCTCGGCAGCGTGTCGGGGTCGCTCATGGCGGCGTATGTCGTGGGTTATCTTGAGACCGTCACCGCGTATTTGATCGCACCGACGCTGCGGCCTTTGCCCGCGTTGCTGCTGCTGGTGCTCGTCGTGTATGTGCGGCCGCAAGGCTTCCTCGGGCGGCGTTGA
- a CDS encoding branched-chain amino acid ABC transporter permease, translated as MNRLFRSRVLWAAVLLAVIATTLPSWLSGYILGVLTVAYYFGVFAMSWDLLFGFAGEVNFGPTFLIGLGAYSAAMLNAHWSAPIPVCVIAGGLVALIGGLLLAVPALRLRGPYFGLVTLVAVLLLQNAIVIFAGLTGGEIGMMVPDVMSVDANHNYWIALAFLIVCAIVLFGLSRSAIGLILQASGQDTVGAQALGFNVTKHKLAAFCISAVFSGVAGAMLVFYQGTASVSTVVDLGVGVQIIIAAVLGGRRTILGAVLGAIFLIVAGEFLRPLGQINTFVVAAVALAVILFFPDGLLGNLLRVRERE; from the coding sequence GTGAATCGCCTGTTCCGTTCGCGCGTGCTGTGGGCCGCGGTGCTGCTCGCCGTCATTGCGACGACTTTGCCGTCGTGGCTATCCGGCTACATTCTCGGCGTGCTGACGGTCGCGTATTACTTCGGCGTCTTCGCGATGTCGTGGGATCTGCTCTTCGGCTTCGCGGGCGAAGTGAATTTCGGACCGACGTTTCTGATCGGCCTCGGCGCGTATTCGGCCGCCATGCTCAACGCGCACTGGAGCGCACCGATACCGGTCTGCGTGATCGCGGGCGGTCTTGTCGCGCTGATCGGCGGGCTGCTGCTCGCCGTGCCCGCGCTACGCCTGCGCGGTCCTTACTTCGGGCTTGTCACGCTCGTGGCGGTGTTGCTGTTGCAGAACGCCATCGTGATCTTCGCCGGTCTGACAGGCGGCGAAATCGGCATGATGGTGCCCGACGTCATGTCCGTCGATGCGAACCACAATTATTGGATCGCGCTCGCGTTCCTCATCGTGTGCGCGATTGTGCTGTTCGGCTTGTCGCGTTCGGCCATCGGCCTCATTCTGCAAGCGAGCGGACAGGACACCGTCGGCGCGCAGGCGCTCGGCTTCAACGTGACGAAGCACAAGCTCGCGGCCTTCTGCATCAGCGCGGTGTTCTCGGGCGTCGCGGGCGCGATGCTCGTCTTTTATCAGGGCACGGCATCCGTGAGCACAGTGGTCGATCTCGGCGTGGGCGTTCAGATCATCATCGCGGCGGTGCTCGGCGGCCGGCGCACGATCCTCGGCGCGGTGCTCGGTGCGATCTTCCTGATCGTCGCGGGCGAGTTCCTGCGTCCGCTCGGGCAGATCAACACGTTCGTGGTCGCCGCCGTGGCGCTCGCGGTCATCCTGTTCTTTCCGGACGGGCTGCTCGGCAACCTGCTGCGCGTGAGGGAGCGCGAATGA
- a CDS encoding ATP-binding cassette domain-containing protein: MNDTPLLSVRGLTKRFGGLVAVKDIGFDIRPGEILGLIGPNGSGKSTVMKLIMGIERPNAGSVKVGGVEMAGWLPHRIARAGVGIVFQHSRPLHRQTVLEHIKLALLPDSLLKLAADPHVNARAREIAERVGLGAVMHRHPATLPFADLRRMEMAKAIARDPKVVLVDEPFAGLTQAESQAFSELIRGFRAEGRAVLLVDHNVKSLAALADRVLAMYLGEYVAEGSAAEVMRNETVRRVYLGGKIEARERTAEVSNTLAPILEVDGVGVLYGKARALDGVSLHVREGEFVSVVGLNGAGKTTFFNAICGLVPSHGNIRFGGQSLKGMSGAAIARAGIVQCPETRELFGDMTVRENLDLGGYHLSNAARAEQLAWLFELFPILESRQSQTARTLSGGEQQMLAIARALMMQPKLLILDEPTLGLAPVILEQLSKALDKLQKTTPITVLLGEQNVTFALPHADRVYVLEHARIVWEGSPARFEQEMGEGFLDAPPSGTTQTVGA, translated from the coding sequence ATGAACGACACGCCTTTGCTTTCCGTGCGCGGGCTGACCAAGCGCTTCGGCGGACTCGTCGCGGTGAAGGATATCGGTTTCGACATACGCCCCGGCGAGATACTCGGATTGATCGGACCGAACGGCTCCGGCAAGTCGACGGTGATGAAGCTCATCATGGGCATCGAGCGTCCCAATGCCGGATCGGTGAAAGTGGGCGGCGTCGAGATGGCCGGATGGCTGCCGCATCGCATCGCACGGGCGGGCGTCGGCATCGTGTTTCAGCATTCGCGGCCGCTGCATCGTCAGACGGTGCTGGAGCACATCAAGCTCGCGCTGCTGCCGGATTCACTGCTCAAGCTCGCCGCCGATCCGCACGTCAACGCGCGCGCCCGTGAAATTGCCGAGCGCGTCGGCCTCGGCGCGGTGATGCATCGCCATCCCGCGACGCTGCCGTTCGCCGATTTGCGCCGCATGGAGATGGCGAAGGCGATTGCGCGCGATCCGAAAGTCGTCCTCGTCGATGAACCGTTCGCCGGTCTCACGCAAGCGGAATCGCAGGCGTTTTCCGAGCTGATTCGCGGATTTCGTGCGGAAGGGCGCGCGGTGCTGCTCGTCGATCACAACGTGAAGAGCCTCGCGGCGCTCGCGGATCGCGTCCTTGCCATGTATCTCGGCGAATACGTGGCGGAAGGCTCGGCTGCCGAAGTGATGCGCAACGAAACGGTGCGGCGCGTGTATCTGGGCGGCAAGATCGAGGCGCGCGAACGCACGGCGGAGGTATCGAACACGTTGGCGCCCATTCTCGAAGTCGACGGCGTGGGCGTGCTCTACGGCAAGGCGCGCGCGCTCGACGGCGTGAGTCTTCACGTGCGCGAAGGCGAGTTCGTATCGGTGGTCGGCCTGAACGGCGCGGGCAAGACCACGTTTTTCAATGCGATCTGCGGCCTCGTGCCTTCTCATGGGAACATCCGCTTCGGCGGTCAGAGCCTAAAGGGCATGAGCGGCGCGGCGATCGCGCGTGCGGGCATCGTGCAATGTCCCGAGACACGCGAGCTTTTCGGCGACATGACCGTGCGCGAGAACCTCGATCTCGGCGGCTACCATCTATCGAACGCGGCGCGCGCGGAACAACTTGCATGGCTCTTCGAACTGTTCCCGATTCTGGAGTCGCGGCAGTCGCAGACGGCGCGCACGCTGTCGGGCGGCGAGCAGCAGATGCTCGCCATCGCACGCGCGCTGATGATGCAGCCGAAGCTCCTGATACTCGACGAACCCACGCTCGGTCTCGCGCCCGTGATTCTGGAGCAACTATCGAAGGCGCTCGACAAGCTGCAGAAGACCACGCCGATTACCGTTCTGCTCGGCGAGCAAAACGTGACCTTCGCGCTGCCGCACGCGGACCGCGTGTATGTGCTGGAACATGCGCGCATCGTGTGGGAAGGCAGTCCCGCGCGCTTCGAGCAGGAAATGGGCGAAGGCTTTCTCGATGCGCCGCCGTCGGGGACGACGCAAACCGTGGGAGCCTGA
- a CDS encoding porin, with the protein MKTITSRAATAFAASAIALACQPAFAQSSVTLYGVADVGVRYLTNANANNDGKLFMTNGAITNSRIGLKGTEELGGGLKAIFRLESGVELQSGQYSDSQREFNRAAYVGLANQYGAVTLGRQKTPLFDMLGDVYDPLTVGNYFENAWLPVALGAGLYADNAVKYTGTFGGLTLGAMYSFGTNYTATGAGGFSGQVPGHMGAGNMYGFTASYTVGPLSIDGGYQQNSDNASNKQKIWNANLVYAIGPAKVYVGYLHSTDDTGFVDSLLAQRNLVAGVDILKGSGRRDDGPFGGVTWQVTPALLLTGAFYYDHMKNAAIGGGETGSGNRYTGVALAEYALSKRTEVYGTVDFNKVTGAGVVELPGRSNQTGVSVGLRNLF; encoded by the coding sequence ATGAAGACGATCACCTCCCGTGCGGCGACCGCGTTCGCCGCATCGGCCATTGCACTGGCTTGCCAGCCCGCGTTCGCGCAAAGCTCGGTCACGCTGTACGGCGTCGCCGACGTCGGCGTGCGCTATCTCACGAACGCCAATGCCAATAACGACGGCAAGCTGTTCATGACGAACGGCGCGATCACCAATAGCCGTATCGGGCTGAAGGGCACCGAAGAACTAGGCGGCGGCTTGAAGGCAATTTTCCGGCTGGAAAGCGGCGTGGAACTGCAAAGCGGCCAGTATTCCGACAGTCAGCGCGAATTCAATCGCGCGGCCTACGTGGGCCTCGCGAACCAGTATGGCGCGGTGACGCTCGGCCGCCAGAAGACGCCGCTTTTCGACATGCTGGGCGATGTCTACGACCCGCTCACCGTCGGCAATTACTTCGAGAACGCGTGGCTGCCGGTGGCGCTCGGCGCGGGTCTCTACGCGGACAACGCCGTGAAGTACACCGGCACGTTCGGCGGCCTCACGCTCGGCGCGATGTACTCGTTCGGCACCAACTACACGGCGACGGGCGCGGGCGGCTTCTCCGGTCAGGTGCCGGGTCACATGGGCGCGGGCAACATGTACGGCTTCACGGCGTCGTACACGGTCGGGCCGTTGTCCATCGACGGCGGCTATCAGCAGAACAGCGACAACGCGAGCAACAAGCAGAAGATCTGGAACGCCAACCTCGTCTATGCCATCGGGCCGGCGAAGGTGTATGTCGGCTATCTGCATTCGACCGACGACACCGGCTTCGTCGATAGCCTGCTTGCGCAGCGCAATCTCGTCGCGGGCGTCGATATTCTCAAGGGGTCCGGGCGCCGCGACGACGGCCCGTTCGGCGGCGTGACGTGGCAAGTGACGCCCGCGCTGTTGCTCACGGGCGCGTTCTACTACGACCACATGAAGAACGCGGCCATCGGCGGCGGCGAGACGGGCAGCGGCAATCGCTACACGGGCGTCGCGCTCGCCGAGTACGCGCTTTCCAAGCGCACGGAAGTGTATGGCACCGTGGACTTCAACAAGGTCACGGGCGCAGGCGTGGTCGAACTGCCGGGCAGATCGAATCAGACGGGCGTATCGGTCGGGCTGCGCAACCTGTTCTGA
- a CDS encoding DMT family transporter, translated as MTTSIAAQGGRLPLASIGCILASMFCFAIVDALAKVVALQYPANEVTFFRMLFGLVPAFAMCCTGTRSLGERIRTLDLKGQTVRALTLLGASAFFFAGLPYIPLAEAVAIAYSETLIVVVLAPFLLREKMTARGACAAFAGFVGVLLVVRPGGGESTWLGPLLLLCCAFFGALSLIQIKRIRATDDSRTTVFFFSAVGTVVTACTLAFSWKTPTLHALVVMALLGVFATAGQLLCTVAYRRADAGALAPFNYTSIAWATLFGYAVWGEVIAPLSLTGIALIVGSAIVVAWQRKLPEGPNA; from the coding sequence ATGACCACTTCCATCGCCGCACAGGGCGGCCGCCTTCCGCTTGCGAGCATCGGCTGCATTCTTGCGTCGATGTTCTGCTTCGCAATCGTCGATGCGCTCGCGAAGGTCGTCGCGCTGCAGTATCCGGCCAACGAAGTGACGTTCTTCCGCATGTTGTTCGGTCTCGTGCCCGCCTTCGCCATGTGCTGCACCGGCACCCGCTCGCTCGGCGAGCGCATCAGAACGCTCGACCTCAAAGGCCAGACCGTGCGCGCGCTGACACTGCTGGGCGCGTCGGCTTTCTTCTTCGCCGGCCTGCCGTATATTCCGCTTGCCGAAGCGGTCGCGATTGCCTATTCGGAGACCTTGATCGTGGTCGTGCTCGCGCCTTTCCTGCTGCGCGAAAAGATGACGGCGCGAGGCGCATGTGCTGCATTCGCGGGCTTTGTCGGCGTGCTGCTCGTGGTGCGTCCGGGCGGCGGCGAGTCGACCTGGCTCGGGCCGCTGCTTCTGCTTTGCTGCGCGTTTTTCGGCGCGCTGTCGCTGATTCAGATCAAGCGCATTCGCGCCACGGATGATTCGCGCACAACGGTCTTTTTCTTCTCGGCGGTCGGAACGGTCGTGACCGCCTGCACGCTCGCATTCAGCTGGAAGACGCCCACGCTGCACGCGCTCGTCGTCATGGCGCTGCTCGGCGTGTTCGCCACGGCCGGGCAACTCTTGTGCACGGTGGCGTATCGCCGCGCCGACGCGGGCGCGCTAGCGCCGTTCAACTACACGAGCATCGCGTGGGCGACGTTGTTCGGCTATGCGGTATGGGGAGAAGTCATCGCGCCGCTTTCGCTGACCGGCATCGCGTTGATCGTCGGCAGCGCGATTGTCGTCGCGTGGCAGCGCAAGTTGCCGGAAGGCCCGAACGCGTGA